The proteins below come from a single Pseudarthrobacter sp. SSS035 genomic window:
- the glgA gene encoding glycogen synthase, with product MRIDIVTKEFPPEIYGGAGVHVAELSRVLSKHVDLQVRAFGAPRDADYHGAGVTSYSVPEDLGSANAAVQTLGVDLRIVPDVAGADLVHSHTWYANMAGHLASLLHGIPHVLSAHSLEPLRPWKAEQLGGGYALSSWVEKTAYEAAAAIIAVSEGMRQDILRSYPDVDPAKVRVVHNGIDVELWQRDENQDAVRALGIDPDKPSVVFVGRNTRQKGVPYLLRAAAKLPADVQLVLCLGAADTPELAAETARLIEELQSQRTGVVLIERMLPRNELIQVLSHATAFACPSIYEPLGIVNLEAMACGAAVVASATGGIPEVVQHGETGLLVDLEQVTDGTGTPLDPEKFVTEFAAALTEVVSDPERARAMGQAGRRRAEEHFSWDSITETTLEVYRSVLA from the coding sequence GTGCGAATAGACATTGTGACTAAAGAGTTCCCGCCCGAGATCTACGGAGGCGCCGGAGTCCACGTGGCCGAATTGAGCAGGGTGCTTAGTAAGCACGTTGACCTGCAGGTTCGTGCCTTCGGGGCACCCCGCGACGCCGATTACCACGGTGCCGGGGTGACCTCCTATTCCGTTCCCGAAGACCTGGGCTCGGCCAACGCCGCCGTCCAGACGCTCGGGGTGGACCTGCGGATCGTGCCGGACGTGGCAGGTGCCGATCTGGTCCATTCGCACACCTGGTATGCGAACATGGCCGGCCACCTCGCGTCCCTGCTCCACGGCATCCCGCACGTATTGAGTGCCCACAGCCTGGAGCCCCTGAGGCCGTGGAAGGCCGAGCAGCTTGGCGGCGGTTACGCGTTGTCCTCCTGGGTCGAGAAAACTGCCTACGAGGCGGCGGCAGCGATTATCGCCGTTTCGGAAGGCATGCGCCAGGACATCCTGCGCAGCTACCCTGACGTTGACCCTGCCAAAGTCAGGGTGGTCCACAACGGCATCGACGTCGAACTGTGGCAGCGCGACGAAAACCAGGACGCCGTCCGCGCCCTGGGCATTGATCCGGATAAGCCGAGCGTGGTGTTTGTCGGCCGCAACACGCGCCAGAAGGGCGTGCCTTACCTCCTGCGTGCCGCCGCGAAGCTTCCGGCCGATGTGCAGCTCGTGCTGTGCCTTGGGGCGGCGGATACCCCCGAGCTCGCCGCAGAAACTGCACGCCTGATCGAGGAGCTGCAGAGCCAGCGGACCGGCGTCGTCCTGATCGAACGGATGCTGCCCCGGAACGAACTCATCCAGGTCCTAAGCCACGCCACAGCGTTCGCCTGCCCGTCCATCTATGAACCGCTGGGCATCGTCAACCTCGAGGCGATGGCCTGCGGTGCTGCCGTGGTGGCCAGCGCTACGGGCGGCATTCCCGAGGTGGTCCAGCATGGCGAGACGGGTCTGTTGGTGGACCTGGAGCAGGTCACCGACGGTACCGGCACGCCGCTTGATCCGGAGAAGTTCGTGACGGAATTTGCCGCCGCTCTGACCGAGGTGGTGTCTGATCCCGAACGGGCACGTGCCATGGGCCAGGCCGGCCGCCGCCGTGCGGAGGAGCACTTCTCCTGGGACTCCATCACCGAGACCACCCTCGAGGTCTACCGCTCCGTGCTTGCCTGA
- the glgC gene encoding glucose-1-phosphate adenylyltransferase, with amino-acid sequence MPLNKRVLAIVLAGGEGNRLMPLTADRAKPAVPFAGSYRLIDFALSNLVNSRYLQIVVLTQYKSHSLDRHISETWRMSTQLGNYVASVPAQQRVGKSWFLGSANAIYQSLNLIHDANPDIVVVVGADHVYRMDFAQMVEQHVQSGAKATVAAVRQPLSMANQFGVIEVDQEDPQKIAAFVEKPATTPGLAADPTQFLASMGNYVFDADALVDALHVDAERLDTKHDMGGDIIPYFVSQGEAGVYDFTLNDIPGSTERDRTYWRDVGTIDSFYDAHIDLISPLPVFNLYNSEWPIYTRQSISPPAKFVRGQNDTVGTALDSIVSSGVVISGGVVEGSVLSNDVFVGNGSRVIDSVLMDKVNIGEGAVVNRAILDKNVKVPAGAAIGLDHDLDRARGFKVTDSGITVLAKGQQVPEPGDAERALAAKNLHQVPDAVKAATANYPELRESVEQAAAVHAETVAQAAPGGRRA; translated from the coding sequence ATGCCGTTGAATAAAAGAGTCCTGGCCATTGTCCTCGCGGGCGGCGAGGGAAACAGGCTAATGCCACTGACGGCAGACCGGGCGAAACCTGCAGTGCCTTTTGCCGGCAGTTACAGGCTGATCGACTTTGCGCTGTCCAACCTGGTGAATTCACGCTACCTGCAGATCGTGGTCCTGACCCAGTACAAGTCCCACAGCCTTGACCGCCACATTTCCGAGACCTGGCGGATGTCCACGCAGCTGGGCAATTATGTGGCGTCCGTGCCGGCGCAGCAGCGCGTCGGCAAGAGCTGGTTCCTCGGCAGCGCCAACGCCATCTACCAGTCACTGAACCTGATCCATGACGCCAATCCCGATATCGTCGTCGTTGTTGGTGCGGACCACGTGTACCGCATGGACTTCGCCCAGATGGTGGAGCAGCATGTGCAGAGCGGTGCCAAGGCCACGGTAGCCGCCGTGCGCCAGCCGTTGAGCATGGCCAACCAGTTCGGTGTGATCGAGGTGGACCAGGAGGACCCGCAGAAGATCGCTGCATTTGTGGAAAAGCCCGCCACAACTCCTGGCCTGGCCGCTGATCCCACCCAGTTCCTGGCTTCCATGGGCAACTACGTTTTCGACGCCGACGCGCTGGTGGATGCCCTTCACGTGGACGCCGAACGGCTCGACACCAAGCACGACATGGGCGGGGACATCATCCCCTACTTCGTCAGCCAGGGTGAGGCCGGAGTCTACGACTTCACCCTCAACGACATCCCCGGCTCCACGGAACGCGACCGGACCTACTGGCGCGACGTCGGCACCATCGATTCGTTCTACGACGCCCACATTGACCTCATCTCGCCGTTGCCTGTGTTCAACCTCTACAACTCTGAATGGCCCATCTACACACGCCAGAGCATCTCCCCGCCCGCCAAGTTCGTCCGCGGGCAAAACGACACCGTGGGCACCGCCCTGGACTCCATCGTGTCCAGCGGCGTGGTCATCTCCGGCGGCGTCGTGGAGGGCTCCGTCCTGTCCAACGACGTCTTTGTGGGGAACGGCAGCAGGGTCATCGACTCGGTCCTGATGGACAAGGTGAACATCGGCGAAGGTGCCGTGGTCAACCGGGCCATCCTGGACAAAAACGTGAAGGTTCCGGCCGGCGCCGCGATCGGCCTGGACCATGACCTGGACCGCGCCCGCGGTTTCAAGGTGACCGACTCCGGCATCACCGTGCTAGCCAAAGGCCAGCAGGTGCCCGAGCCCGGGGACGCGGAACGTGCGCTCGCCGCTAAGAACCTCCACCAGGTACCGGATGCCGTCAAGGCGGCCACAGCCAACTACCCCGAACTCCGCGAATCAGTCGAACAGGCCGCTGCGGTCCACGCGGAAACAGTAGCCCAGGCCGCCCCGGGCGGCCGCCGCGCCTAA
- a CDS encoding SDR family oxidoreductase, which produces MSSPDLTPEEIQACLKVLNTIHVYDEEHPDYVSVRRATGKMFKAVKRHRRVTKRDLISEADRAVIAQTATAAPDRIDDETRGNKLETSATGKVAGHLIRSRPCYICKKHYTQVDAFYHQLCPECAAFSHSKRDARTDLTGRRALLTGGRAKIGMYIALRLLRDGAHTTITTRFPKDAARRFAAMEDSSEWLHRLRIVGIDLRDPSQVMALTDSLNAAGPLDIIINNAAQTVRRSGNAYKPLVDAEDEPLPAALEPANGGPELVTFGHAHDKHPLALASSVTDHPVLAGDAITSLALSTGSASLERIASGTAIDAGGLVPDLADINSWTQVVDEVDPLEMLEVQLCNVTAPFLLVSRLRDAMKRSTAHRKYIVNVSAMEGQFSRAYKGPGHPHTNMAKAALNMMTRTSAQEMLDADGILMTAVDTGWITDERPHFTKVRLMEEGFHAPLDLVDGAARVYDPIVMGENGEDQYGVFLKDYKPSPW; this is translated from the coding sequence ATGAGCTCCCCCGATCTGACGCCTGAGGAAATCCAGGCCTGCCTCAAGGTTTTGAACACCATCCACGTCTACGACGAGGAACACCCCGACTATGTCTCGGTGCGCCGTGCCACCGGGAAGATGTTCAAGGCCGTGAAGCGTCACCGCCGCGTCACCAAGCGGGACCTGATCTCCGAAGCCGACCGGGCCGTCATCGCCCAGACGGCAACGGCAGCACCGGACCGGATCGATGACGAGACCCGCGGCAACAAGCTGGAGACCTCGGCGACGGGCAAGGTGGCCGGGCACCTGATCCGTTCCCGCCCCTGCTATATCTGCAAGAAGCACTACACGCAGGTGGACGCTTTTTATCATCAGCTCTGCCCGGAATGCGCCGCCTTCAGCCACAGCAAGCGGGATGCCCGCACCGACCTGACAGGCCGGCGTGCGCTGCTCACCGGTGGGCGGGCCAAAATCGGCATGTACATCGCGCTGCGCCTGCTCCGGGATGGCGCGCACACCACCATCACCACCAGGTTCCCCAAAGATGCCGCACGCCGTTTTGCGGCAATGGAAGACAGCAGCGAGTGGCTGCACCGGCTCCGGATCGTGGGCATCGACCTGCGCGACCCGTCACAGGTGATGGCCCTGACGGATTCGCTCAACGCAGCGGGCCCCCTGGACATCATCATCAACAACGCCGCCCAAACGGTGCGCCGATCCGGCAACGCCTACAAGCCCCTGGTGGACGCCGAGGACGAGCCGTTGCCCGCCGCGCTGGAGCCCGCCAACGGCGGACCGGAGCTGGTGACCTTCGGCCACGCCCACGACAAACACCCCCTCGCCCTGGCGAGCAGTGTCACGGATCACCCGGTGTTGGCCGGCGACGCCATCACTTCGCTGGCGCTCTCCACCGGCTCGGCCTCGCTGGAGCGGATCGCCTCCGGAACAGCGATCGACGCCGGCGGGCTCGTCCCGGACCTGGCTGACATCAACAGCTGGACCCAGGTGGTGGACGAGGTTGACCCCCTGGAAATGCTGGAAGTCCAGCTCTGCAACGTCACGGCCCCGTTCCTGCTGGTTAGCAGGCTCCGGGACGCCATGAAGCGCTCCACGGCGCACCGGAAGTACATCGTCAACGTCTCCGCCATGGAAGGCCAGTTCTCCCGCGCCTACAAGGGCCCCGGGCATCCGCACACCAACATGGCCAAGGCGGCCCTGAACATGATGACGCGGACCAGCGCCCAGGAAATGCTGGACGCTGACGGGATCCTGATGACGGCGGTGGACACCGGCTGGATCACCGACGAACGCCCGCACTTCACCAAGGTCCGGCTGATGGAAGAGGGCTTCCACGCGCCCCTGGACCTGGTTGACGGCGCCGCCCGCGTTTACGATCCGATCGTGATGGGCGAAAACGGCGAGGACCAGTACGGGGTCTTCCTCAAGGACTACAAGCCCAGCCCCTGGTAG
- a CDS encoding pyridoxamine 5'-phosphate oxidase family protein, with amino-acid sequence MQNLEHHECWALLRTVSVGRLAVLVDGQPDIFPINYTVDGGTLVFRTGAGTKLAAASGGAAVAMEADGVDAVSGLAWSVVVKGPAKAITGTEGILDSAALYLFPWQAGKKDTFVRVSPGTVTGRRFKVTAPMTWWTQLSGAAKAAPE; translated from the coding sequence GTGCAGAACCTGGAACACCACGAATGCTGGGCCCTGTTGCGGACGGTTTCGGTAGGCAGGCTGGCAGTCCTGGTGGACGGCCAGCCGGATATCTTCCCTATCAACTACACGGTGGACGGCGGAACATTAGTGTTCCGCACCGGCGCTGGAACCAAGCTGGCCGCCGCCTCGGGAGGTGCCGCTGTGGCGATGGAGGCCGACGGCGTGGATGCCGTCAGTGGCCTGGCCTGGAGCGTGGTGGTCAAGGGACCGGCAAAGGCCATCACAGGAACCGAAGGCATCCTGGACTCCGCAGCCCTGTACCTCTTCCCATGGCAGGCCGGGAAGAAAGACACATTTGTCCGGGTGAGCCCGGGAACAGTGACCGGGCGTCGGTTCAAAGTCACCGCACCCATGACCTGGTGGACCCAGCTCAGCGGAGCGGCCAAGGCAGCCCCGGAGTAG
- a CDS encoding transglutaminase family protein: MTRLSIIHTTAYKYNKRVTLSYNEARMTPLTDPQQVVLESVLKVSPTQAAVSNYRDYWGTRVTAFDMQMPHDHLEVVSNITVEVHRAEKIPADADIAGWDVLASAESLNTFSDWLPQSQLSGPGAEVLGIIPGVVEGKNPHEAAMAIFEWMRGEMTYMSGSTAVTTNAEEAWGQRQGVCQDLAHLAIGALRSCGIPARYVSGYLHPRSTAGIGETVAGQSHAWLEFWDGEWRSWDPTNHKPAGDYHVTVARGRDYRDVPPLKGILSGGGGSALSVSVEITRLA, encoded by the coding sequence ATGACCCGGCTGAGCATCATCCACACCACGGCCTACAAGTACAACAAGCGCGTCACGCTCTCCTACAACGAAGCCCGCATGACACCGCTGACCGACCCCCAGCAGGTGGTCCTTGAATCCGTGCTCAAGGTCTCGCCGACGCAGGCGGCCGTGAGCAACTACCGGGACTACTGGGGCACTCGGGTCACCGCCTTCGACATGCAGATGCCGCACGACCACCTTGAGGTCGTTTCCAACATCACTGTCGAAGTGCACCGGGCGGAAAAAATTCCCGCCGACGCAGACATCGCCGGCTGGGACGTCCTGGCGTCTGCGGAGTCGCTGAACACGTTCAGCGACTGGCTGCCGCAGTCCCAACTGAGCGGTCCCGGTGCCGAGGTGCTGGGCATCATTCCAGGCGTCGTGGAGGGCAAGAACCCGCACGAGGCCGCCATGGCCATCTTCGAATGGATGCGCGGCGAGATGACGTACATGTCCGGTTCCACCGCCGTCACCACCAACGCCGAGGAAGCGTGGGGGCAGCGGCAGGGCGTCTGCCAGGACCTCGCGCACCTTGCCATCGGCGCGCTGCGCAGCTGCGGCATTCCCGCGCGCTACGTGTCCGGTTACCTGCACCCGCGGTCGACGGCGGGCATCGGCGAGACAGTCGCCGGCCAGTCACATGCCTGGCTGGAGTTCTGGGACGGCGAATGGCGCAGCTGGGATCCGACGAACCACAAGCCGGCAGGGGATTACCACGTCACCGTGGCCAGGGGACGGGACTACCGGGATGTTCCGCCGCTGAAGGGCATCCTGTCCGGCGGTGGCGGATCCGCGCTCAGCGTGAGCGTGGAAATCACCCGCCTCGCTTAG
- a CDS encoding alpha-E domain-containing protein, producing MLSRIAESLFWIGRYVERADGTARILDVHLERLNHLPMDERRRVAQELLAVMGARPQSEDFGLPELLHALAYDKTSATSIAGSLGAARENARRARETVSSGLWESLNTTYYGLSQHRKDVVGTYRFCNWTLERTAMVSGLADTTVSHDESWLFLVLGRSLERADMTARMLSTRDVLSAGMSWVNMLRCAGAYESFLRTRRAAFGDQHAAEFLLLDRLFPRSIVYALRDADECLAKLDPSAQRVGFINDARRIVGQARTFLEFHRTDDLMSELPEHMERVQKAVSQASDAISRKYFNQADELAWVGEVS from the coding sequence ATGCTTAGCCGCATTGCTGAGTCCCTATTTTGGATCGGACGCTACGTGGAGCGGGCCGACGGCACCGCCCGCATCCTGGACGTGCACCTGGAACGCCTGAACCACCTCCCCATGGACGAACGCCGCAGGGTGGCCCAGGAACTGCTCGCAGTGATGGGCGCCCGGCCGCAGAGCGAAGACTTCGGCCTGCCCGAACTCCTCCATGCCCTGGCGTACGACAAAACCAGCGCAACCTCCATCGCCGGGTCGCTGGGAGCCGCGCGCGAGAATGCCCGCCGTGCCCGCGAGACCGTGTCCTCGGGCCTCTGGGAAAGCCTCAACACCACTTACTACGGGCTAAGCCAGCACCGCAAGGACGTGGTGGGGACGTACCGCTTCTGCAACTGGACGCTGGAACGGACGGCCATGGTCAGCGGCCTGGCCGACACCACGGTGAGCCATGACGAAAGCTGGCTGTTCCTGGTATTGGGCCGGTCCCTGGAGCGCGCGGACATGACGGCGCGGATGCTTTCCACCCGGGATGTCCTTTCTGCGGGTATGTCCTGGGTCAACATGCTGCGGTGCGCGGGGGCCTATGAGTCGTTCCTCCGGACGCGCCGGGCCGCGTTCGGGGACCAGCACGCCGCCGAGTTCCTCCTGCTTGACCGACTGTTCCCGCGGTCCATCGTCTACGCCCTGCGCGACGCTGATGAGTGCCTCGCCAAGCTGGACCCTTCGGCGCAGCGCGTGGGCTTCATCAACGACGCCCGCCGGATCGTGGGCCAGGCCCGTACGTTCCTCGAGTTCCACCGGACGGACGATCTGATGTCCGAACTGCCCGAACACATGGAACGCGTGCAGAAGGCCGTCTCGCAGGCCTCGGACGCCATTTCCCGTAAATACTTTAATCAGGCAGACGAACTGGCCTGGGTGGGAGAAGTTTCATGA
- a CDS encoding circularly permuted type 2 ATP-grasp protein, giving the protein MSDLFQDYSEAAGRTGAYDEMFTPGQEARESYGQVADALSKLSLADVSARADSMARTFLDRGVTFDFAGEERPFPLDIVPRVIPADEWTVLEKGVAQRVRALEAFLNDVYDKMNVVADGVIPRQLVTTSAHFHRQVHGFEPAGGVRVHISGIDVVRDAAGTFRVLEDNVRVPSGVSYVLENRRAMAKGLPEAFGQQLIRPVEEYPRRLLSALRKTAPAGVDDPTVVVLTPGVFNSAYFEHTLLAGLMGVELVEGRDLICRGNRVYMRTTAGEQRVDVIYKRIDDEFLDPLQFRSDSMLGCPGLVNAARAGGVTIANAVGNGVADDKLVYSYVPDLIRYYLNEEPVIANVDTFRLEEKESREYVLDNLAELVVKPVDGSGGKGLVIGPDASNDELEALRKRVIADPRGWIAQPVLQLSTVPTLGGDKFGPRHVDLRPFAVNDGDDVWVLPGGLTRVALKEGSLIVNSSQGGGSKDTWVLADSPQVPVETVPRPTISIRERVSVWPVESNWRDRQSEQQQ; this is encoded by the coding sequence ATGTCAGACCTATTCCAGGATTACTCCGAGGCCGCCGGGCGCACGGGCGCCTACGACGAGATGTTCACTCCCGGCCAGGAAGCACGCGAGTCGTACGGCCAGGTGGCCGATGCCCTTAGCAAGCTCTCCCTCGCCGACGTCAGTGCCCGGGCTGACTCCATGGCACGGACCTTCCTGGACCGCGGTGTCACCTTTGACTTCGCAGGGGAGGAGCGGCCGTTTCCGCTCGACATCGTCCCCCGCGTTATCCCCGCCGACGAGTGGACCGTGCTGGAAAAAGGCGTGGCGCAGCGCGTCCGGGCCCTGGAAGCCTTCCTCAACGACGTCTACGACAAAATGAACGTGGTGGCCGACGGCGTCATCCCGCGCCAGCTCGTCACCACCAGCGCCCACTTCCACCGCCAGGTTCACGGCTTCGAGCCGGCCGGCGGAGTCCGTGTGCACATCTCCGGCATCGATGTGGTGCGCGACGCAGCGGGCACCTTCCGCGTCCTGGAAGACAATGTGCGCGTCCCGTCCGGCGTCAGCTACGTGCTGGAAAACCGGCGGGCCATGGCCAAGGGCCTGCCCGAAGCATTCGGCCAACAGCTCATCCGGCCGGTCGAAGAGTACCCCCGCCGGCTGCTGTCCGCCCTGCGCAAAACCGCGCCCGCCGGCGTCGACGATCCCACGGTAGTGGTGCTGACCCCCGGCGTCTTTAACAGCGCCTACTTTGAACACACCCTGCTGGCCGGCCTGATGGGCGTGGAGCTTGTCGAAGGCCGCGACCTCATCTGCCGCGGCAACCGCGTCTACATGCGCACCACGGCCGGTGAGCAGCGCGTGGACGTGATCTACAAACGCATCGACGACGAGTTCCTGGACCCCCTGCAGTTCCGCTCGGATTCCATGCTCGGCTGCCCGGGACTGGTCAACGCCGCCAGGGCCGGCGGCGTGACCATCGCCAACGCCGTGGGCAACGGCGTGGCCGACGACAAACTTGTCTACAGCTACGTTCCGGACCTCATCCGCTATTACCTCAACGAGGAGCCCGTCATCGCGAACGTGGACACGTTCCGGCTGGAGGAGAAGGAATCCCGGGAGTATGTCCTGGACAACCTCGCTGAGCTCGTGGTGAAGCCCGTGGACGGCTCCGGCGGCAAAGGCCTGGTCATCGGGCCGGACGCCTCCAACGACGAACTCGAGGCCCTGCGCAAGCGGGTCATCGCTGACCCGCGCGGCTGGATCGCCCAGCCGGTCCTGCAGCTTTCCACCGTGCCCACCCTTGGCGGGGACAAATTCGGCCCCCGGCACGTGGACCTGCGCCCGTTTGCCGTCAACGACGGCGACGACGTCTGGGTGCTTCCCGGCGGACTCACCAGGGTGGCGCTCAAGGAAGGCTCCCTCATTGTGAACTCCAGCCAGGGCGGCGGCTCCAAGGACACCTGGGTGCTGGCAGACTCACCCCAGGTGCCGGTGGAAACTGTTCCGCGGCCCACCATTTCCATCCGCGAGCGGGTCTCCGTCTGGCCAGTGGAAAGCAACTGGCGCGACCGCCAGTCGGAGCAGCAGCAGTGA
- a CDS encoding putative sulfate exporter family transporter yields MPETSNPGSSGAGGNRGRRSGLRARLRGGAIRSGRLLPGLLTAAPALAVAFAVHAVVPALPAMTSAVALGLLAANLPGTAVWIAGRARPGLDFAGKHLMRGGIVLLGLKVSIMDILGLGWLAMVLIAGVVLLSFGGTYLLVRLFRLPRETALLVATGFSICGASAIGAMAAVRRIRHADTVLPVALVTLCGTLAIGILPLLMHPLQLSPLAFGAWTGASVHDVGQVVATAQTAGTAALGIAVVVKLTRVLLLAPVVAVAGVHHRMSTSGQHALPPLVPLFVVGFVAMVALRSTDWLSDGWLDAGAGLQDILLGAALFGLGSAVRIRTLLHTGARALLAALAAWLLIALLGLAAALLMTA; encoded by the coding sequence GTGCCAGAGACAAGTAATCCCGGGAGCTCCGGAGCCGGCGGGAACAGGGGCCGCCGCAGCGGACTGCGGGCCCGCCTTCGCGGTGGGGCGATACGTTCCGGCAGGCTCCTGCCGGGCCTCCTGACAGCCGCCCCCGCCCTGGCCGTTGCCTTCGCCGTACATGCCGTGGTGCCGGCATTGCCGGCCATGACCAGTGCCGTTGCGCTGGGCCTGCTCGCCGCAAACCTGCCCGGGACGGCCGTCTGGATCGCTGGCAGGGCGCGCCCGGGCCTGGACTTCGCGGGCAAGCACCTGATGCGGGGCGGCATTGTCCTGCTGGGCCTCAAAGTGAGCATCATGGACATTCTGGGCCTGGGCTGGCTGGCCATGGTCCTCATCGCCGGCGTGGTGCTCCTGAGTTTCGGCGGCACGTACCTGCTGGTGCGGCTGTTCCGGCTGCCGCGTGAGACCGCGCTGCTGGTGGCAACCGGCTTTTCGATCTGCGGGGCGTCCGCCATTGGTGCCATGGCGGCCGTGCGACGGATCCGGCATGCGGATACTGTCCTGCCGGTGGCGCTGGTGACACTGTGCGGCACGCTGGCGATCGGCATCCTGCCGCTGCTGATGCATCCCCTGCAGTTGAGCCCCCTCGCTTTCGGCGCCTGGACGGGTGCCTCGGTCCACGACGTCGGCCAGGTGGTGGCCACGGCGCAGACCGCCGGCACCGCAGCACTGGGCATCGCCGTCGTCGTTAAGCTCACCCGAGTGCTGCTCCTGGCACCGGTGGTGGCCGTGGCGGGCGTGCACCACCGCATGAGCACGTCAGGACAACATGCGCTGCCGCCGCTGGTGCCCCTTTTCGTGGTGGGGTTTGTGGCAATGGTGGCGCTTCGGTCCACGGACTGGCTCTCGGACGGCTGGCTCGACGCCGGTGCGGGGCTGCAGGACATTCTCCTGGGAGCGGCGCTCTTCGGGCTCGGGTCGGCCGTGCGGATCCGCACGCTCCTGCACACCGGAGCGCGGGCGCTGCTCGCGGCTCTGGCGGCCTGGCTGCTGATCGCGCTGCTGGGCCTGGCAGCGGCCCTGCTGATGACGGCCTAG